A single Desulfovibrio piger DNA region contains:
- the atpE gene encoding ATP synthase F0 subunit C, whose translation MRKLLMIALNTVALLGMASMAFAANQLDSASLGYTCLAAALGIGIAAFGCGIGMGLGLKGACEGIARNPDVSGKVTGTMILAFAFIESLAIYALVISFILLYANPYA comes from the coding sequence ATGCGCAAACTTCTGATGATCGCCCTGAACACCGTGGCCCTGCTGGGTATGGCTTCCATGGCTTTCGCCGCCAACCAGCTTGATTCCGCTTCCCTGGGTTACACCTGCCTGGCCGCCGCTCTCGGCATCGGCATCGCCGCCTTCGGTTGCGGTATCGGTATGGGTCTGGGCCTGAAGGGCGCCTGCGAAGGCATCGCCCGCAACCCCGACGTGAGCGGCAAAGTGACCGGTACCATGATCCTGGCCTTCGCCTTCATCGAATCCCTGGCCATTTACGCCCTGGTCATCAGCTTCATCCTGCTGTACGCCAACCCCTATGCGTAG
- a CDS encoding nitroreductase family protein, with amino-acid sequence MTDFRTLVEQARTCRRFEEERPLQMADLEWLVDCARLTPCARNAQQLRYSLVGPGETCRRLFGMTKWAAALKDWGGPFPGERPTGFIVMSMPKSAGDLVWLDTGIAAQTINLAASSRDWGCCMIASFDHDGVRELVRLPDDLRPTLVLGLGVAREVRRVADVPESGALGYWRDAEQVHYVPKLSLDTLILNRF; translated from the coding sequence ATGACCGACTTCAGGACGCTGGTGGAGCAGGCCCGTACCTGCCGCCGTTTCGAGGAAGAACGTCCGCTGCAGATGGCGGATCTGGAATGGCTGGTGGACTGCGCCCGCCTTACCCCCTGCGCCCGTAACGCCCAGCAGCTGCGTTACAGCCTCGTGGGCCCCGGCGAGACCTGCCGGCGCCTGTTCGGCATGACCAAATGGGCCGCGGCCCTCAAGGACTGGGGCGGCCCCTTCCCCGGCGAGCGCCCCACGGGCTTCATCGTCATGAGCATGCCCAAGAGCGCGGGCGACCTGGTCTGGCTGGATACCGGCATCGCGGCCCAGACCATCAACCTGGCCGCCTCCAGCCGTGACTGGGGCTGCTGCATGATCGCCTCGTTCGACCATGACGGCGTGCGCGAACTGGTCCGGCTGCCCGACGACCTGCGCCCCACGCTGGTCCTGGGCCTTGGCGTGGCCAGGGAAGTGCGCCGCGTGGCCGACGTGCCCGAAAGCGGCGCCCTGGGCTACTGGCGTGATGCCGAACAGGTGCACTATGTGCCCAAGCTGTCCCTGGACACGCTCATCCTGAACCGTTTCTAG
- a CDS encoding redox-sensing transcriptional repressor Rex: protein MPTEPKSKHIPRATIQRLATYVQVLENFARDGVEVISSNPLAEACGVNGSQVRKDLAYFGEFGIRGVGYHITSLIAAITSSLGVDREWRMALVGVGNLGKAILNHGEFRARGFNIVGIFDCDPFKIGEIVHGLEVHCTKDLKAMVAEQNIEIGIITTPPERAQRAAQHLMDAGITSILNFAPARIKTPDHVHVEYVDFFHHLYALAFDHTSQHR, encoded by the coding sequence ATGCCCACGGAACCCAAAAGCAAACATATCCCCCGCGCCACCATCCAGCGCCTGGCCACCTATGTGCAGGTGCTGGAAAATTTTGCGCGCGACGGCGTTGAAGTCATCTCCTCCAACCCCCTGGCCGAGGCCTGCGGGGTCAACGGCTCCCAGGTCCGCAAGGACCTGGCCTACTTCGGCGAATTCGGCATCCGCGGCGTGGGCTATCACATCACCTCCCTCATTGCGGCCATCACCTCCTCCCTGGGGGTCGACCGCGAATGGCGCATGGCGCTCGTGGGCGTCGGCAACCTGGGCAAGGCCATCCTGAACCACGGTGAATTCCGCGCCCGCGGCTTCAACATCGTGGGCATCTTCGACTGCGACCCCTTCAAGATAGGCGAGATCGTCCACGGGCTGGAAGTGCACTGCACCAAGGACCTCAAGGCCATGGTGGCCGAGCAGAACATCGAGATCGGCATCATCACCACGCCGCCCGAGCGCGCCCAGCGCGCGGCCCAGCACCTGATGGACGCGGGCATCACCTCCATCCTCAATTTTGCCCCGGCGCGCATCAAGACCCCGGACCATGTGCATGTGGAGTATGTGGACTTTTTCCACCATCTCTATGCCCTGGCCTTCGACCACACGAGCCAGCACCGTTAG